Genomic window (Vigna radiata var. radiata cultivar VC1973A chromosome 1, Vradiata_ver6, whole genome shotgun sequence):
TAAGTGATGCCTAAAATACCATTCTGTAAAGTTTATTTTCTCATAGTAATACACAACACATACCTGTGAGATAGCTTAAATCTAAAGGGAGGTCCCTCATAAAAGTTAACCAGAAAATCCTCTCCACAGGTAACAACACGAAATGGTCTCGTGGGTTTATATGCACAACTCAAAACCCGGCGCGAGTGACCGTCAAATTCTCCAACATTAGTCCCCGAATCCCACCTTCATCGCACAGTATACAACATTATCAACAAAAGAGATCTCAAAGTCAAACGAAGTCAAACATAATAgatcacacacacacagagaagCTTCGAGAAAGTTCTAGAAGTTTGTCAGGAGAACTAACATGAAAGCGCGGACGAAGGACTTCCCTTTGCCTTCGCCGCAGGCAACGATTCGGAGGCCGTCGGGGGACCACTGAAGGTCGTCGATGCGCCCGGAGAGGACTCTGAACTCCTTCTTCAAAACGAAGTCGTTTCGCGTGCCCCAGATCCTGACGGTACCGGAGGCGTCGGCGGAGGCGACCCACTCGCCGTTGGGGGAGAAACGCGCGACGGTGGCCGGGTAGGCATGTTCCCCGTAGACAGAGACGTTAAGGGGATTCTCGAGGCTCACGATGACCACCGATCTGGCGTTGGTGTAGACGATGGAGTTGGACTTGGCGTCGCCGGAGATCAGAATCCCACGGCCGCGCTCCGTCGTGGGCATGCACGCGTACGTCTCTTTCAGCTCGTGGCTCATCTTCACTTCTGAAAGAGATTACTTTGTGGCTTCAGTCACAGTGAAAAGCAGAGCACGATATGGCAACCGACCAAGCTCTGTTTCAACAACACAGTTGAGACATGCCAGGATGTTCCCACTCATCTTTTAAACatcttcttatttatttaattataccaattaaataaatatttattcatcaaTCCAAATTTAAGATCTTAGAACGTagtgttttatatattaatttattatttcttcaaCATAATTTGGTGCTTAATCATAATTTACTGTAAAgcaaataaactatattttttcaattactaTCTTGTAAATCTTGTTCTCAAATGGATATATAACACGAACATTAACTTGcatcttttacaaaatttgtgTTAACTATTcctaaaacatataatttatcaaaaatatttttcttaaatatcaaAGTACACAATAAGGATTAATGATAATAACTCTTCCAATTATATTAAGAAcacttgaaaaataatttctttaaaagtatttaactaaagtaataataaaaatagacaaagtatataagtaaaaaaacaaaataccaatagacatatataatatattaatttcgtAGTTCATTTTTTATAGCTATTCAGGTTGATAATTGAGGCTCACCAGAATTTGTTACTATTTTTTCCCTTATTAGtcaatataaattgttttcttaaatttaatggGTATAAGAagactttattattattttattataattaaaaaatattattcattttatattattttatgaaacatatatatacatattttaagatggctttaaagttatttatcatttaaattatttttgtgtaaGAATATTCTACTTTACCAATTGGTTGTATAAATACATtacaattaaaagtaataacaCAGAGGGTTAATATCTTTTAAGAAAGTAAATTATAATGTCTAAATTATCAGAAAAGTGTATATATagtttcaaaactgcattgttttttttttttaaatgtttaagtcatcgaaattttattttatcataataaaattgaattttctttttcttttctaatatcTATGCATAAACTgattaataatttcaatgaTCAGATTGCATTTTTAcgcaattaatatatatttaatcacataacacacgtgatttatatatatacagacaaatatgtatatatttgtattactaaaaattaaaaattaatttaattatagataaaatttgtgagtaatatcaaaattttattgataaatttaaattttattgataaagtATTTGGTAATAAATTTTAccaacagattaaaaaaatcaattaataattatcaactaaaaattcgttaataaatactaatatttattgGTATTTATTTGTCGATAAATATTTGTTAGACTTTTTTTGATtagtaaaattttatgaataaacttttatttctttctcctttttcacCACTACTATTATGGTTTCAATCATACTAATtgttattgtatttttcttttctctttttatacatttttattattcttacctaagtttcatttttatttataataattattttgttaaatttggtAAAAGTTTTGGTATTCATCTTATTAAGagatttgttaacaaatttccaaaattataattaatgatgaatttattaacatatttcagaaaaaaagttatgaattaattttattataatataattaaaatctaaagcgaaaacttttatttttattttattaacaaaaatatccatcagtcataaaaaaattgacaaattttGTCAAAAGATTTATTGTCAATAGATATTTTTGtcgataaataaaaatttataattcatttataaaagttattaataaattttttttaatgtacatgtaaatatatttcctaagatctattttggaaaacaaaTAGTTAgataagttaaaacaaaataaaacacgTGAATAgcaaatcatttaaatatattttatcagcaTACAgagttataataaaaagaaattaagcaTTAAACTTCACACTCATGCAGGACACaagataaaaatttcaaaaacatattttatcacAATGATCTTCCACTGTGTACAGCCACCAACAGAACCACCTCTTCACCTTCTTCTTTGatgcaatttttaaaattgtaatgtgTGAAGTTAAGATTTCGAAGAtgacaaaattaatatttttcaatttgaggtcagatatattattttgattgattttttttggtGAAATGGTATTCAAGACGGTTTGACAGGTTAATTTAAagatttcttttagaaaaaaaaaagaatgaaaatttgaGAATTTTGCATGATAAAATGACttcattatgaaaattttatgttaGCCTATGGTAATAATTGTgttattaataacatttttaatatcataGTTCTTTCAATATACATGTGCGAATTTTaagaaacatttaaaattatcttatataaTAAGCTAAGTTACATACTGTAAATGCAATAGgaattatatattcataaatatttcttaattatgacttttaattaaaaaaaaaaaaagcgttCATTTTAAGTAgcaaaagttaacaaaataattatataaacttgAAACATAAGCATTTGGCTTATGTTTGGCTATTGCAGTAGTCTGTTGATCCTGGCTATTCTTTCTTGTGAAGGGTATCATCATCTTTCATGTGGAAGGTATCATCGGCAAAGTCTTCCATATCAGAAAAACATTCAGAACTACCACCTGTGTCACTTATTTCTTCAAGTTCCATATCAGAAAAACATTCAGAACTACCACTTGTGTCACTTCTTTTACCAAATTTCAAGCCATTAATATTTTTCGTTATGAGCCCGTAATGCCGCACCACAAACGGCCAAAAGTTAATGACGTAAAAGTCGTCCAAGGGTTTAAGCCAATAATANCAAGCTCCAAGTTCAAAAGCCTTCTGTGGGCTAGGCACGGTATCGCCAAAAAACATGACTGCAGATTGTTAAACAGTCAGAAGTTGAAAAATGTAAGACTCACTTACTTATGagagaaaaatgtaaaagtcTAGTTACTTACGGATGACAGCAACATAGATTTCTTCTTTATTGAGAAATTGCAAGAATTCATAGCCATCCATCATTGGCATATGAAGCTCCATGATAATCAAATGAAAGTCTATTTCTTTTCTCAGTAAAATTTCGACAGCTCTTGAAGTTTCAGTACATATTATAACTGCACACAATTCAAAAAcgtaataaaacaaatatttctcttaaaagaatgattactaataaaatattgtatatatctAACCTTGATGAGAATCCTTGTGTGTTTTCTCGATTAATTCAAGAACTTNGATGTCAGTATCAATGACAAGGATATTAAGATTGGATGGACATTGATCACAGATGTTTTCTTCAGAAATTCCGGCAACGACTTCCGTATCAGAAAAACATTCAGAACTACCACTTGTGTCACTTATTTCATCAAGTTTCAAGCCATTCATATTTTTCCTTATGACTTCCATATCAGAAAAACATTCAGAACTACTACCACTTGTGTCActtcttttatcaaatttcaagccattaatatttttctttttgagctCCTTTTGGTAATGCCGCACCAAAAACGGCCAAAAGGTCTTGACGTAAAAGTCGTCCAAGGGTTTAAGCCAATAATACCAAGCTCCAAGTTCAAAAGCCTTCTGTGGGCTAGGCACGGTATCGCCAAAAAACATGACTGCAGATTGTTAAACAGTCAGAAGTTGAAAActcataaaaatgtaaaagactCACTTACTTATGagagaaaaatgtaaaagtcTAGTTACTTACGGATGAAAGCAACATAGATTTCTTCTTTATTGAGAAATTGCAAGAATTCATAGCCATCCATCATTGGCATATGAAGCTCCATGATAATCAAATGAATGTCTATTTCTTTTCTCAGTAAAAGATCGACAGCTCTTGAAGTTTCAGTACATATTATAACTGCACACAACTCAAAAGcgtaataaaacaaatatttctcttaaaagaatgattactaataaaatattgtatatatctAACCTTGATGAGAATCCTTGTGTGTTTTCTCGATTAATTCAAGAACTTTGATGTCAGTATCAATGACAAGGATATTAAGATTGGATGGACATTGATCAGATGAACATTGATCATAGatgtttcttttagaaattCCGGCCATCACTCTCCACTGTCATGGAGAAAGcaattgaaagaaataaatacatatGGCATGGTTTAACAAAATCCAAATCCCCTGCTAAACTGATCCAAGGTTGAAACAGCAAAAAGCAAATATCCAGCAAATTTCAACAAACGTAAATGGTAGACAAATGTCACAGCTCaaactaaatcaaattaaaagaataaagcaTATATTACATCATTCTACCACAACTAATCATACTAAATAAGACTCAAACAACCAGGAATAGTAATGCAACGTTCTTCCCTCAATTTCTCATCAAGcctattaaatttaaaatgaaaaatgaaacaagaTAAATCAATATGAAGAGAGGCAAACCTTCTGGATTTCTGACTCTACCAAACCCTAATGTAGCTGCTGGCATacagagaataataataataaatggcATCAAGAATTTGTCTCAATTATTATGTAAGTGTCTCAATTGGTCATAACTAAATGAAATTTcgatttttttcaaatgaacACTAACCTCGTCGATCGGAAGTATTCCGATTCTCCTCTTCTACCACTCTATCGCCGCCAGACGGTGGCACGAATGCAAAGGTTATGTGACAAGGAAAGACTTGCAGAAATAATAGAAGTTCTAACTATCCTAACCTACTTCATGGAGACTTTGTGATATATATAAccgattaaaaaaattaaatattattcataGTTATTTTAGATGTGTATAGAATCTTTATTTACAaagcaaatattttatataacagAATCTGATACTTATTCGATTAATATCAGAACCAACTTTTTGATATTTAGTTAAGAAAATATTCGTCTCAATAATATGAAAATCTgcttttatatatgttaaaattgtatggtgttaaaaaaacaaaatcagaacATTAAGATTGGAAAATGTTTGgtaaattatgaataatttgtACTGATacttttatttactataattaatatttatttatccatttcaatctttttatatttaatacataatctaaataatatttgtttaattatcattagttattaaataacattgtattataatttaaaatgtgtaatataaggataaaatataatttttatatattaaagcgTAGGGAAAGAAAATACTTTATGagtgaattttataaatataaaacaattcaaacaattaaaaaataagaagaaaaagtgagtcagaaaagaaaaaaaaaacgaaagagTATGAAACCAAagagtaaaatttatatatatatatatatatatatatatatatatatatatatatataataactttattaatttaaccaattaaaaaaattaaatattattcataGTTATTTTAGATGTGTACAGTATCTCTATTTACAAAGCAAATATTTTACATAACAGAATCTAATACTTATTCCATTGATATCATAACCAACTTTTTGATATTTAGTTAAGAAAATATTCGTCTCAATAATATGAAGATCTGCTTCTATGTGTGTTAAAATTGTATggtgttaaaaaaacaaaatcagaacATTAAGGTTGGAAAATGTTTGgtaaattatgaataatttgtactgatacttttaataatatttttttaacttcaatcaaaatgtagttttttaattttcaaatgtaGTACAAGATCGAGCATTACTAGGACCGAGTGTTATTACATAACCGAATACTACTAAGACTGcgtgtcagtacaagaccgagtgCTAGTGTAAGACCTAACACTAGCATGAGACCAGACGGTCATTAACTTTAACTATTAAGACTCAACAGAGGTCGAACAGTTAGGACCAAACATTTGAGAAAGATCGAACGGTTAACTTCCGCTACGCGAATTGTATAATTCTTCAATGTCATTGCCGAATTATGAACTACGTCTATTTTTTACCAATTCCTAAcattttttccaacttctaaTCTTTCTGATTTGTATCATATACCAAATTACATTATTCTAAGGGTGTTAAAACCTTCTTATACATTTTCTTAAGGGTCTGTTACCATATTCATGATCCAAAATAGCATCATTATCAATTTAAGAACCCAAAATGCAATTCTTTTGGTTTTTAGCACAGTTTGAATGACTTAGGGATTCTAATAGATCCTAATTAACTCCTCTAAGCTCTCCCACTGAAGAATTGCACATCTAACCCTAATTCCCTATTTTTACTACTCCACTTTCTCAAATTTACTTTAAAACAGtacaagaaaaaatatgcaGAACAATTCAACATAATCACAGCCATTGCCGAACACACAATCATCTCAATTCATACACATGCAACTTCAAAACAACATTCACATTCATAGTAAattcatcaattaaattaactatcttTCCTTACCTTTTAACATAACCGGACAATTCCCACAACCTCTAGAAATTGGTTTCATCTTACGAAAATCCTAAGAACACCTATgaactattaaattatattaatacttAACATTGAttcatgtaatttaaaatataactttaaattaaaaattttaatgtggtaattattaaaatataaggtattaaagttataggaattattttagaattattaaaattaatctctcTCTTCTCACTTTACAACAtgtcaaataataatatgttcTCAATATCGAAAACACAACGAAATTAAGTTTCTAGCAAAACTTGTTTGCTTAATAATGTTtagcatgaaaatgaaaatctatTGTACTCGTCATAGAATgcttattatgaaaaaaaaaacgttggTATAtactttatatgttttttttattgtgcatGTCTTTCGGAACCAAATACTCTTCCTCCATGTTtggaaaaaacttaaaaagaagttaattattttttatatgtctGTGTTACTGTCTAATTTAGGACTAATTTTGCTGatgttttgaatgaaattatatggtttattttttaggagacattttaaaaatactgTAGGAAttctatacatatatattttaattgaaagcATGATTTTACCTTAAAAAATACAGATAAACCCATCTTTGAGTTGGAAAATGAACATTTCACCTAATCATGATTATCTATCTTTATTTTGCAGTTAcagttttcattaaatttagttattaatattttttatagacTAAGTTGTGGGAGATGAATAAATGAGGTTATCCTAGATAGGGATAGGAATGGTCACATAATCTTTAAGAATCAAATTGATGATATTGTTAAACTAATAAGACTTATTTGAATTGAGTGAATTTTGGGCCtttattagtattaatttagaattttatgatttaaaatttgaatgaaatgtATGAAggtattatattataaaatatcttcCCAGTAGTATATATTGCTGAAATTGTTCTTATATGTCTATCTTTTAGAATTGATGATAGAGTAGATTGACATTTATTAACTGCAATTTATTAGAACTTTAATTTTGGTTTGGGTTTAAGAAAATGGTGCATTTTagaacataatataatatacttttaaaagtaaatatgaagttAACATGaacttttaaacttaattaaattataaatcatgACAGATTACTTTGTTAAAGGTATGGTAATGTAATCAGTGAtggatttttaaaaaagtattttgagagtgtcaactttttttataagtgtatataaatttaagaaggttaaatatacaaaatttagtaagattaaaaaaataatattcttatttatgtattaatttttgtttgtataaaAGAATGTgggattaaaataatttatattgatcCAAACAACAATTTAATACAAACTATTGTTAATTTGGccttttaagataattattacaaaagcaaataaattCACAAATACCTCAGTGTATTTATGTACACTATGAATGTATATTTTCATCTTTAGTTAAATATAAAGAGTATTTGTTGAACAAAAGTTGTGTTCTATTactatttatgatattttactaggaatatgttatattataaataaacctATCACAAAACTTAATCCTTTAAACTAGGCCCAAGCCCATTAATTATCTTAGTGTTTATATCTAAATGtacataaatatttacttatatagTGCCAGAATGTTATTGAagttaatatgaaaataaaatatattttttcacaaacaaatataaataagtgtaaaaagtctatatgaataaaaatacaacaatataaaaaatataaattattataaattgattagtatctcccaaaaaaaaaaactagaatacTTTCtccttttaaatttcatttccaaaataatctaataagtTGAGTAGATTAGATGTATACTTATAACTTCttcatatatgtttatatattctttatatatttgtttatttacttgttttattgttgattttttttcctctgtTAACAATATGATTGAAGTGATATAATGATAAATTgcacaaaaatacaaatataaatataattaaaacactaataatttagtttattatataaaagaaaagagatacagcattatttttgaaaagcatagatatagataaaagaaaa
Coding sequences:
- the LOC106768288 gene encoding uncharacterized protein LOC106768288, yielding MAGISKRNIYDQCSSDQCPSNLNILVIDTDIKVLELIEKTHKDSHQVIICTETSRAVDLLLRKEIDIHLIIMELHMPMMDGYEFLQFLNKEEIYVAFILMFFGDTVPSPQKAFELGAWYYWLKPLDDFYVKTFWPFLVRHYQKELKKKNINGLKFDKRSDTSGSSSECFSDMEVIRKNMNGLKLDEISDTSGSSECFSDTEVVAGISEENICDQCPSNLNILVIDTDIXVLELIEKTHKDSHQVIICTETSRAVEILLRKEIDFHLIIMELHMPMMDGYEFLQFLNKEEIYVAVILMFFGDTVPSPQKAFELGAXYYWLKPLDDFYVINFWPFVVRHYGLITKNINGLKFGKRSDTSGSSECFSDMELEEISDTGGSSECFSDMEDFADDTFHMKDDDTLHKKE